A section of the Rossellomorea marisflavi genome encodes:
- a CDS encoding sigma-54 interaction domain-containing protein has product MSSLLKSVSVEMIEIILENAFEWLVVVDEGGTIIYMNDSYCRFLEVERERAVGSHVTEIIENTRMHIVAASGKEEVADLQYIRGNYMIANRIPIVVDGQVIGAFGSVIFRDTSEWMQMSSHVKNMMSKIQSYIHDINSGVRYTLNDIIGDSEVMLELKEKVQMIAPSDISILIRGESGTGKELFAHSIHQLSERSSQPFIKVNCAAIPEHLLESELFGYEEGAFTGAKKGGKKGKFQLAHKGTLFLDEIGDMPLNMQAKLLRALQEGEVEAVGSTKIQHVDVRIIAATNRPLETLMEEKRFRSDLYYRINVIPFHIPSLKERKGDLSRLASFFLEKSIKSSGKRISGFEGDVLEIFKSHSWPGNLRELENVIHAATYLTSGTEIKVNALPSYLKVGNVYKPGSKSLKEMMEETERAILEETIRTHPDKRKAARVLGLGKSSLYEKLNKYHLQ; this is encoded by the coding sequence ATGAGTTCATTGTTGAAGTCGGTATCGGTTGAGATGATCGAAATCATTCTCGAGAATGCGTTTGAGTGGCTTGTTGTCGTGGATGAGGGAGGGACGATCATCTATATGAACGACAGCTACTGCCGTTTCCTCGAGGTGGAAAGGGAAAGGGCCGTAGGAAGTCATGTCACGGAAATCATTGAAAACACACGCATGCATATCGTAGCGGCCAGCGGCAAAGAAGAGGTGGCCGACCTTCAATATATCAGGGGGAACTATATGATCGCCAACCGGATCCCCATCGTGGTGGATGGTCAGGTGATCGGGGCTTTCGGATCGGTCATATTCAGGGATACGAGTGAGTGGATGCAGATGAGTTCCCATGTGAAGAACATGATGTCAAAGATCCAGAGCTATATCCACGATATCAATAGCGGGGTGCGCTATACCCTGAACGACATCATCGGTGATTCAGAAGTGATGCTCGAGCTGAAAGAAAAAGTCCAAATGATTGCTCCAAGCGATATTTCCATTTTGATCAGGGGAGAGAGCGGGACGGGTAAAGAGCTCTTTGCCCACAGTATCCATCAGCTCAGTGAACGGAGCTCACAGCCTTTCATCAAAGTCAACTGTGCAGCCATACCGGAGCATCTTCTGGAATCAGAACTGTTCGGATATGAAGAAGGGGCATTCACAGGAGCGAAAAAGGGAGGGAAGAAGGGGAAATTCCAGCTTGCCCACAAGGGGACCCTCTTCCTCGATGAAATTGGGGACATGCCTTTGAATATGCAGGCGAAATTGCTCCGTGCCCTTCAGGAAGGGGAGGTGGAGGCAGTCGGTTCCACAAAGATCCAGCATGTGGACGTCCGGATCATAGCCGCCACGAACCGACCCCTTGAAACGCTTATGGAAGAAAAGCGATTCCGCAGCGACTTGTATTACCGGATCAATGTGATCCCTTTTCATATCCCCTCCCTTAAAGAGCGTAAGGGGGATCTTTCAAGACTTGCCTCCTTCTTTCTTGAGAAATCAATCAAATCCTCTGGGAAGCGGATCAGTGGATTCGAAGGGGATGTACTGGAAATATTCAAATCCCACAGCTGGCCGGGGAACCTGCGGGAACTGGAAAATGTGATCCATGCCGCTACCTATCTCACCTCTGGCACCGAAATCAAAGTCAATGCCCTTCCTTCTTATTTGAAGGTGGGGAATGTGTACAAACCAGGGTCGAAATCATTAAAGGAAATGATGGAAGAAACAGAACGTGCCATATTGGAAGAAACGATCCGAACTCATCCTGATAAACGGAAAGCTGCCCGTGTATTGGGGTTGGGGAAATCAAGCCTGTATGAAAAATTGAACAAATATCACCTCCAATGA
- a CDS encoding cupin domain-containing protein, with translation MEIAELKILYFEDDGIIPNNPNLPVLLYRDALSGETDSPESVFERNEWCNSWRNGIFDYHHFHSNTHEVLGVIDGEAEVLVGGEFGETVRFQKGDVLILPAGTGHKRISASDDFKVAGAYPDGRDYNTKKGGTDDRTSSRLDIISVPLPSHDPVFGGSGPLIRHWRIPRNPSL, from the coding sequence ATGGAAATCGCCGAACTAAAGATCTTGTATTTTGAGGATGATGGGATCATCCCCAATAACCCGAATCTTCCGGTGTTATTATACAGAGATGCCTTATCAGGAGAAACGGACAGCCCCGAATCGGTGTTCGAACGGAATGAATGGTGCAACAGCTGGAGGAACGGAATATTTGATTACCACCATTTCCACAGCAATACCCATGAAGTGTTGGGGGTCATCGACGGGGAAGCCGAGGTCTTGGTGGGGGGCGAGTTCGGGGAAACAGTACGCTTCCAGAAAGGTGACGTCCTCATCCTGCCTGCAGGCACCGGACATAAACGGATTTCGGCGAGTGATGATTTCAAGGTTGCAGGCGCCTATCCTGACGGAAGGGACTACAACACAAAAAAAGGAGGGACGGATGACAGGACGAGCTCGCGCCTGGACATCATCTCGGTCCCCCTCCCATCGCACGACCCCGTTTTCGGGGGTTCCGGCCCACTGATCCGTCACTGGCGGATTCCACGCAATCCATCCCTATAA
- a CDS encoding MDR family MFS transporter, translating into MPKSLWLLIIGMMVNVTGSSFLWPLNTIYLHDHLGKTLSMAGIVLMLNAGASVAGNLIGGFLFDKMGGYRSILLGILITLTALGGMNLWHGWPHYVVFLTIVGFGSGIVFPSMYAMAGSVWPAGGRKAFNAVYVAQNIGVAVGASLGGLVASFSFNYIFLANFLMYIVFFLIALFGYKKISAQVSGHTSVIQESRPIRDRSKLTALMLICGAYLLCWVGYVQWQSTIASYTQEINISLKQYSFLWTINGALIVLAQPLLSRVIKRFEHNLKIQIMIGTVIFMLSFAVAAFADQFMWFVAAMIILTVGEMLIWPAVPTIANSLAPKGREGFYQGIVNSTATGGRMIGPLIGGLMVDMFSMQILFVILIAFYIAAMILSSIYDRPLKRKEPVTISVH; encoded by the coding sequence ATGCCAAAATCTTTATGGCTCCTCATCATCGGAATGATGGTGAACGTTACCGGTTCTTCCTTCTTATGGCCTTTGAATACCATCTACCTACATGATCACCTTGGGAAGACATTATCCATGGCCGGCATCGTTCTCATGCTCAATGCAGGGGCGAGCGTTGCCGGGAATCTGATCGGTGGGTTTCTTTTTGATAAAATGGGCGGGTACAGGTCCATCCTTTTGGGGATCCTCATCACGCTTACAGCACTTGGAGGAATGAATCTCTGGCACGGATGGCCTCATTATGTCGTGTTCCTGACCATCGTAGGCTTCGGATCGGGGATCGTGTTCCCGTCCATGTATGCCATGGCAGGGTCCGTATGGCCGGCCGGGGGAAGGAAAGCGTTCAATGCCGTTTACGTGGCCCAGAACATCGGGGTCGCCGTCGGGGCGTCACTCGGCGGCCTGGTTGCATCGTTCTCATTCAATTATATCTTCCTCGCGAATTTCTTGATGTATATCGTATTCTTCCTGATCGCCCTGTTCGGCTATAAGAAGATCTCCGCCCAGGTTTCAGGACATACGTCGGTCATTCAGGAATCAAGGCCGATTCGTGACCGTTCGAAACTGACGGCATTGATGCTTATTTGTGGAGCGTATCTCTTATGTTGGGTCGGATATGTGCAGTGGCAGTCCACGATCGCAAGCTATACCCAGGAAATCAACATTTCCCTTAAGCAGTACAGCTTCCTGTGGACTATTAACGGGGCGCTGATCGTCCTTGCTCAACCCTTGTTGTCCAGGGTCATCAAGCGGTTCGAGCATAATTTGAAGATCCAGATCATGATCGGGACGGTCATCTTCATGCTCTCATTCGCCGTTGCGGCTTTTGCCGATCAATTCATGTGGTTCGTGGCGGCAATGATCATCCTGACCGTCGGGGAGATGCTCATCTGGCCGGCCGTTCCGACCATCGCCAATTCCCTTGCGCCTAAAGGGCGGGAAGGGTTTTATCAGGGTATCGTCAACAGCACGGCGACAGGCGGCCGGATGATCGGTCCCCTTATCGGCGGATTGATGGTCGATATGTTCAGTATGCAGATCTTATTTGTCATCCTGATCGCCTTTTATATCGCGGCCATGATCTTATCCAGCATCTATGATCGTCCATTGAAGAGAAAAGAACCGGTAACCATTTCAGTCCATTAA